A single genomic interval of Thermoanaerobaculum aquaticum harbors:
- a CDS encoding sodium:proton antiporter, producing MGRIVGLVGGCLLFFPGVLAAAEGGVDLGTVLPAWSGLPFAGILLSIALFPLLAPHFWHHHYPKVAAFWALILLVPFVGTYGAPAIHEVLHMAIVDYIPFIILIGTLFTIGGGIYVRGSLRGTPAVNAAIMLIGTVLASWIGTTGAAMLLIRPLLRANKHRRYRSHTVVFFIFLVANIGGALTPLGDPPLFLGFLHGVPFFWTLTIWKEMLLVAAIVLGTYIALDRYLWSRETPEVREKHMGEEKLRIEGWHNFFFLAGVLAAVIASGVLRLGEVNILGVHQHVQNLLRDAFLLAMFAGSWLTTPRQVRKENEFSWEPIREVAILFAGIFATIIPALAMLRAGEHGALAFIIKAVQTPAHFFWAAGSLSSFLDNAPTYLTFLSTALGRLYPGVPERQAILQLISENHAYLQAIATGAVFMGANTYIGNAPNFMVKSIAEEQGVPMPSFFGYIFKYTLPVLIPTFILATLVFFG from the coding sequence ATGGGGCGAATTGTGGGTTTGGTTGGTGGGTGCCTGTTGTTCTTCCCTGGGGTTCTGGCGGCCGCCGAGGGCGGTGTGGATTTGGGCACGGTGCTGCCCGCCTGGAGCGGCTTGCCCTTTGCGGGAATCTTGCTTTCCATTGCCCTTTTTCCGCTGTTGGCACCCCACTTTTGGCATCACCATTACCCGAAAGTGGCGGCTTTTTGGGCTCTCATCCTGCTGGTGCCGTTTGTAGGCACCTACGGGGCACCGGCCATCCACGAGGTGCTGCACATGGCCATCGTGGACTACATCCCCTTCATCATCCTCATTGGCACGCTTTTCACCATTGGCGGCGGCATTTACGTGCGTGGTTCGCTGCGGGGCACTCCGGCGGTGAACGCCGCCATCATGCTCATTGGCACGGTGCTTGCCTCGTGGATCGGCACCACCGGCGCGGCCATGCTGCTCATTCGCCCGCTTTTGCGCGCCAACAAACACCGCCGGTACCGTTCCCACACGGTGGTTTTCTTTATTTTCCTGGTGGCCAACATTGGCGGCGCATTGACTCCGCTTGGTGACCCACCGCTGTTTTTGGGCTTCCTTCACGGGGTGCCGTTCTTCTGGACGCTCACCATCTGGAAGGAGATGCTTCTGGTGGCCGCCATCGTTTTGGGGACCTACATCGCTCTGGACCGCTACCTTTGGTCGCGGGAAACGCCGGAAGTGCGGGAAAAGCACATGGGTGAAGAAAAGCTCCGCATTGAGGGCTGGCATAACTTCTTCTTTTTGGCCGGGGTCTTGGCTGCGGTCATCGCTTCCGGCGTTCTGCGTCTGGGCGAGGTGAACATCCTTGGGGTTCATCAGCACGTACAGAACTTGCTGCGGGACGCTTTTCTTTTGGCGATGTTTGCTGGCTCTTGGCTCACCACGCCGCGCCAGGTTCGGAAGGAAAACGAGTTCTCCTGGGAACCCATCCGCGAAGTGGCCATCCTTTTTGCCGGCATTTTTGCCACGATCATCCCTGCTCTCGCGATGCTCCGCGCCGGTGAGCACGGGGCTTTAGCCTTCATCATCAAAGCGGTGCAAACGCCGGCTCACTTTTTCTGGGCCGCCGGGAGCCTCTCCTCGTTCTTGGATAACGCCCCCACCTACTTGACCTTCCTCTCCACAGCTTTGGGCCGGCTTTATCCGGGCGTTCCGGAGCGGCAGGCCATCCTCCAGCTCATTTCCGAAAACCACGCCTACCTGCAAGCCATCGCCACCGGAGCGGTGTTCATGGGGGCGAACACCTACATCGGCAACGCTCCCAACTTCATGGTGAAGTCCATTGCCGAAGAGCAAGGGGTGCCCATGCCTTCGTTCTTCGGTTACATCTTCAAGTACACGTTGCCGGTTTTGATCCCCACCTTCATCTTGGCAACGCTGGTGTTCTTCGGGTGA
- the tsaE gene encoding tRNA (adenosine(37)-N6)-threonylcarbamoyltransferase complex ATPase subunit type 1 TsaE, translated as MVTAGGWLFLPDPEATELAGERLASELRPGDLLLLEGPLGAGKTTLIRGLVRGLGGDPGEVCSPTFILRETYAVAGPGGIRRLHHLDLYRLRGKKQSPWHELGLDELLDDPAAVTAVEWPDDLPPAGLAPRVLHLRLRWQGEGRELEAQWETVPCPSFSA; from the coding sequence GTGGTGACGGCGGGCGGTTGGCTTTTCCTCCCGGACCCCGAGGCCACCGAGCTTGCGGGGGAGCGTTTGGCGTCAGAGCTGCGCCCCGGGGACCTGCTTTTGCTGGAGGGTCCCTTGGGAGCCGGAAAAACCACGCTTATCCGCGGGCTGGTGCGCGGCCTGGGTGGGGATCCCGGGGAGGTTTGCTCGCCCACCTTTATCCTCAGGGAAACCTACGCGGTGGCAGGACCAGGTGGCATTCGCCGGCTGCACCACTTGGACCTTTACCGTCTCCGCGGTAAAAAGCAAAGCCCCTGGCACGAGCTGGGCTTGGACGAGCTTCTGGATGACCCGGCGGCGGTCACCGCCGTGGAGTGGCCGGACGACCTGCCCCCTGCGGGTTTGGCCCCGCGGGTGCTGCACCTCCGTTTGCGCTGGCAAGGGGAGGGGAGGGAGCTGGAAGCCCAGTGGGAAACGGTGCCTTGCCCGTCCTTTAGCGCTTGA
- a CDS encoding pentapeptide repeat-containing protein — protein MANTEHVNLLLSASWEAFRKQNPRIVPDLTGADLRGQDLSGRDLSRAVLRNADLRGANLSGANLSLSVVDGALLEGANLEGVDFTGVRLDLIALRQCCLRRATFRQASFRGTDFSGADLSEADLSQANLEGAVLRGAKLVKANLAGATLRGASLEEADLSGACLDKAWAEGVDFSGLRLAGASFVGFYGVRANFNRANLEGAVFREATLREASFLGAELTGALLEKCDANKSSWLEADLQGARITACDMQACDLRKANLRDASLTAVQLAASNLAGQDLRLPKLEGVVLVRAVLTGAVLRGLTLSKMRLEQARLEGADLREADLEAAVLDEAVLSGATLRGAKLRQARLSRVQADDADLSGCDLVLADLSGADLLRADLRFSRLVGADCRHAHMQWADLRHADFSKAVMSGANLWGCRVRGTKLPASAFYWRFLLFFAGLVVAARRKRQESLQKEHQRRIRETVKLVREMEEKDPILRRAGVPRK, from the coding sequence GTGGCGAATACGGAACACGTAAACCTCCTGCTTTCCGCTTCCTGGGAAGCGTTTCGCAAGCAAAACCCCCGTATCGTTCCCGACCTCACCGGTGCCGACCTGCGGGGGCAGGATTTAAGCGGCCGGGACCTTTCCCGGGCGGTGTTGCGCAACGCCGATCTCCGGGGTGCCAACCTCAGCGGCGCCAACCTGAGCCTTTCGGTGGTGGACGGCGCCCTGCTGGAAGGGGCCAACCTGGAAGGGGTGGATTTCACCGGCGTGCGCTTGGACCTCATCGCCCTGCGCCAGTGCTGCCTCCGCCGGGCCACCTTCCGGCAGGCCAGCTTCCGGGGCACCGACTTTTCCGGTGCCGACCTTTCCGAGGCCGACCTTTCCCAGGCCAACCTGGAAGGGGCGGTGTTGCGGGGGGCCAAGCTCGTCAAAGCCAACCTGGCCGGCGCCACCTTGCGGGGGGCTTCCCTGGAGGAGGCGGACTTAAGCGGCGCTTGCCTGGACAAGGCGTGGGCGGAGGGTGTGGATTTTTCCGGTCTTCGTCTTGCCGGCGCAAGCTTTGTGGGGTTTTACGGCGTGCGGGCCAACTTCAACCGCGCCAATCTGGAAGGAGCGGTGTTTCGCGAAGCCACCCTGCGGGAGGCCAGCTTCCTGGGCGCTGAGCTTACCGGGGCCCTGCTGGAAAAGTGCGACGCCAACAAGAGCTCGTGGCTGGAGGCCGATTTGCAGGGGGCTCGCATCACCGCCTGCGACATGCAGGCGTGCGACCTGCGCAAGGCCAACCTGCGAGACGCCTCACTCACCGCGGTGCAACTGGCGGCTTCCAACCTGGCAGGGCAGGACCTGCGCTTGCCGAAGCTTGAAGGTGTGGTGCTGGTGCGGGCGGTGCTCACCGGGGCGGTGCTGCGTGGCCTCACCCTCAGCAAGATGCGTTTGGAGCAAGCGCGCCTGGAGGGCGCCGACCTCAGGGAGGCCGACCTGGAAGCGGCGGTGCTGGACGAGGCGGTTTTATCCGGTGCCACCCTGCGGGGCGCCAAGCTGCGGCAAGCCAGGCTTTCCCGGGTGCAGGCGGACGACGCCGATCTTTCCGGCTGCGATTTGGTGCTGGCGGACCTTTCCGGTGCTGACCTTTTGCGGGCGGACTTGCGGTTTTCCCGCTTGGTGGGGGCTGACTGTCGCCACGCTCACATGCAGTGGGCGGACCTCCGCCATGCGGATTTCTCGAAAGCGGTGATGTCCGGGGCCAACCTGTGGGGTTGTCGGGTGCGGGGGACCAAGTTGCCAGCCTCGGCCTTTTACTGGCGCTTCCTCCTGTTTTTTGCCGGTCTCGTGGTAGCCGCCCGCAGGAAGCGGCAGGAGTCCCTCCAGAAGGAGCACCAGCGGCGCATTCGGGAAACCGTCAAGCTGGTGCGGGAAATGGAGGAAAAAGACCCGATCCTTCGCCGGGCGGGCGTGCCCCGGAAGTGA
- a CDS encoding bifunctional ADP-dependent NAD(P)H-hydrate dehydratase/NAD(P)H-hydrate epimerase, with protein sequence MVPVVDNLGMRAADRHTIEELGLPSLVLMEQAAAAVNAAVEERCESTDLVVVLCGRGNNGGDGLAMARQRHASGGLVEAVLVADPGELSQDAAVQWELAGRFGVPRRVLTEEGLPALEELLTKAAVVVDALYGTGLDRALSGLPAQVVELINTVEGEVVAVDIPSGLSGNSGVLLGPAVEADLTVTFGALKWVHVLSPAALCCGDVVVADIGIPQAAVEKVASGFVLEDQDVADFLPHRAPDAHKGHFGHLLLVAGRRGRAGAAALAAKAGVRGGAGLVTVATAVDAVSPIQAQVPEAMVDPLPTGEDGSVSGEGIEESLGKATAVAVGPGLGLGEGPRRLLSRILELWSGPLVLDADALTLLAGQLEKLKGRTAPTVLTPHPGELARLLGVTSAQVQEDRPAWARKAAELCGGTVVLKGFHTLVAEAEGPLWINPTGSPGLASGGAGDVLTGLIGSFLAQGLPAKQAAALGVFLHGRAAELAGKRFPGAVPASVVARMIPRAEAELRELVW encoded by the coding sequence ATGGTTCCGGTGGTGGATAACCTGGGGATGCGGGCCGCCGACCGCCACACCATTGAGGAGCTGGGTTTGCCCAGCCTGGTGCTCATGGAGCAAGCGGCCGCTGCGGTGAACGCGGCGGTGGAGGAGCGATGCGAAAGCACAGACCTGGTGGTGGTGCTGTGCGGGCGGGGCAACAACGGCGGCGACGGCCTGGCCATGGCCCGTCAGCGCCACGCCAGCGGGGGCCTGGTGGAAGCGGTGCTGGTGGCGGACCCCGGGGAGCTTTCCCAGGACGCGGCCGTGCAGTGGGAGCTGGCGGGTCGTTTTGGGGTACCCCGCCGGGTGCTCACCGAGGAAGGGTTACCGGCGCTGGAGGAGCTTTTGACGAAGGCCGCAGTGGTGGTGGATGCCCTTTACGGCACTGGCTTGGACCGGGCCCTTTCCGGCCTTCCCGCCCAGGTCGTGGAGCTCATCAACACCGTGGAGGGCGAGGTGGTGGCGGTGGACATCCCCTCGGGTCTTTCGGGCAACAGCGGGGTGCTTTTGGGCCCGGCGGTGGAAGCCGACCTCACGGTGACCTTTGGGGCGCTGAAGTGGGTGCACGTGCTTTCTCCCGCGGCCCTCTGCTGCGGGGATGTGGTGGTGGCCGACATTGGCATCCCCCAGGCGGCCGTGGAAAAGGTGGCCAGCGGCTTTGTCCTGGAAGACCAGGACGTGGCGGATTTCCTTCCCCACCGCGCCCCCGATGCCCACAAGGGGCACTTCGGCCATTTGCTGCTGGTGGCTGGGCGGCGAGGGAGAGCCGGGGCGGCTGCGCTGGCAGCCAAAGCCGGGGTGAGGGGTGGGGCGGGCTTGGTAACCGTTGCCACGGCGGTGGACGCGGTGAGCCCCATTCAAGCGCAGGTGCCCGAGGCCATGGTGGACCCCTTGCCCACCGGAGAAGACGGCAGCGTCAGCGGGGAGGGCATCGAGGAAAGCTTAGGCAAGGCCACGGCGGTGGCCGTTGGGCCGGGGTTGGGCTTGGGCGAGGGTCCCCGCCGCTTGCTTTCGCGCATCCTCGAGCTCTGGTCGGGGCCGCTGGTTTTGGACGCCGATGCGCTAACGCTTCTCGCCGGCCAGCTGGAAAAGCTAAAAGGGAGAACCGCACCTACCGTTTTAACCCCACACCCCGGGGAGCTGGCGCGGCTTTTGGGAGTTACCTCCGCGCAAGTGCAGGAGGACCGCCCGGCCTGGGCACGGAAGGCTGCCGAGCTTTGCGGTGGCACGGTGGTTTTGAAGGGCTTTCACACCCTGGTGGCGGAAGCCGAAGGCCCCCTTTGGATCAACCCAACGGGTTCCCCGGGCCTGGCCAGCGGCGGCGCCGGGGATGTGCTCACAGGGTTAATTGGCTCTTTCCTGGCGCAGGGGTTGCCGGCAAAGCAGGCGGCAGCTCTGGGTGTGTTTTTGCACGGGCGCGCTGCCGAGCTTGCCGGCAAGCGTTTCCCAGGGGCAGTGCCGGCCTCGGTGGTGGCGCGGATGATCCCCAGGGCCGAAGCCGAGCTACGGGAGCTGGTGTGGTGA
- a CDS encoding PilT/PilU family type 4a pilus ATPase, whose protein sequence is METALSLDDLLRFMTKKGASDLHLKPMRPPMVRIDGKLMPIKSPPLKPAEVESMVLPLLTPAQKQKFDERQSVDIGYGVPGVARFRCNIFQQRGSIAAVFRRIPFEIKNYDDLNLPKVVASFAQYPAGLVLITGPTGSGKSTTLAAIIQDIIKTRPCHVVTIEDPIEFLFADHLATVSQREVGTDTPSFREALRNAMRQDPDVIMVGEMRDLETIATVITAAETGHLVFSTLHTNSASQTVDRIIDAFPPEQQEQVRSQLAQVLRAVMSMQLVPRKDGQGLVPAVEVLINSPKVAKHIEAGEIKEIHEEIESSVAYYRMQSMNQSLLALLVNNVIDYRVAMEKSLDPEDLSLKLRKMFPNIEEKYREEGMAPSPADFAEIMELMEVKRLYEEQEERWRQRMQEKDELIADLQAQITSLRQEMSSNTTLAAELRNQLEALRAEKARIEAENAETIKRLQERIKELNQQIASLGGRATPDKPTTGFFKR, encoded by the coding sequence TGCGCCCGCCCATGGTTCGCATTGACGGCAAGCTCATGCCCATTAAATCCCCGCCGCTGAAGCCGGCGGAGGTGGAAAGCATGGTGCTGCCGCTTTTGACCCCGGCGCAAAAGCAAAAGTTCGACGAGCGCCAGTCGGTGGACATCGGCTACGGGGTGCCCGGGGTGGCGCGTTTCAGGTGCAACATCTTCCAGCAGCGCGGCTCCATTGCTGCGGTTTTCCGCCGCATCCCCTTTGAAATCAAAAACTACGACGATCTCAACCTGCCTAAAGTGGTGGCCAGCTTTGCCCAGTACCCGGCGGGGTTGGTGCTCATCACCGGACCCACGGGCTCGGGCAAATCCACGACGCTGGCGGCCATCATTCAGGACATCATTAAAACCCGCCCCTGCCACGTGGTGACCATCGAGGATCCCATTGAGTTTTTGTTTGCGGATCATCTGGCCACGGTTTCCCAGCGGGAGGTAGGCACCGACACCCCCTCCTTCCGGGAAGCCCTGCGCAACGCCATGCGCCAGGACCCCGACGTGATCATGGTGGGGGAAATGCGGGATTTGGAAACCATTGCCACGGTGATCACCGCTGCCGAAACCGGGCATCTGGTGTTTTCCACGCTGCACACCAACTCCGCCAGCCAAACGGTGGACCGCATCATTGACGCCTTCCCCCCTGAGCAGCAGGAGCAGGTGCGCTCGCAGCTAGCCCAGGTGCTGCGGGCGGTGATGTCCATGCAGCTGGTGCCGCGCAAGGACGGGCAGGGTTTGGTGCCGGCGGTGGAGGTGCTTATCAACTCGCCGAAAGTGGCCAAGCACATCGAAGCCGGTGAAATCAAGGAAATCCACGAGGAAATCGAATCGTCCGTGGCTTACTACCGCATGCAGTCCATGAACCAAAGCCTTTTGGCGCTTTTGGTCAATAACGTCATTGATTACCGCGTGGCCATGGAGAAGTCTTTGGACCCCGAAGACCTCTCCTTGAAGCTGCGCAAGATGTTCCCCAACATTGAGGAGAAGTACCGGGAGGAAGGTATGGCGCCGTCGCCCGCTGACTTTGCTGAAATCATGGAGCTCATGGAGGTCAAGAGGCTCTACGAAGAGCAAGAGGAAAGGTGGCGGCAGCGCATGCAGGAAAAGGACGAGCTCATTGCCGACCTGCAGGCGCAAATTACAAGCCTCCGCCAGGAGATGAGCTCCAACACCACGTTAGCTGCCGAGCTGCGCAACCAGCTAGAAGCCCTGCGCGCGGAAAAGGCGCGCATTGAAGCGGAAAACGCGGAAACCATCAAGCGATTGCAGGAACGCATCAAGGAGCTGAACCAGCAAATTGCTTCCCTCGGGGGGCGGGCCACTCCAGATAAGCCAACCACCGGCTTTTTCAAGCGCTAA